One window of Candidatus Nitrospira kreftii genomic DNA carries:
- a CDS encoding hypothetical protein (conserved protein of unknown function): MLQLFRYLLLVMAVGGVISQIAWADEPPAPQSLWQTVLTPPPTNQPPLPKKPWMIRDREIALDLPLLHILKDAGARPLPKITVELFDNANPELDVSSTVSRINDTSVVRGIFKPPVQGDFTFVITGNLLIGTIQIGNRLYKTDHIGNGRLRLVELDPDKMPRD, encoded by the coding sequence GTGCTCCAGTTATTTCGATATCTTCTTCTCGTTATGGCAGTCGGTGGCGTGATAAGCCAGATTGCGTGGGCCGATGAACCGCCGGCGCCACAGAGCTTGTGGCAGACCGTTCTGACTCCTCCCCCCACCAATCAACCACCGCTGCCGAAGAAGCCGTGGATGATCCGCGATCGAGAGATCGCGCTCGACCTTCCACTCCTTCACATACTCAAGGATGCAGGGGCCCGACCTCTTCCTAAAATCACCGTAGAACTCTTCGACAATGCCAACCCTGAACTGGACGTTTCCTCCACGGTCTCTCGTATCAACGACACCAGTGTCGTCCGCGGGATCTTCAAGCCTCCCGTACAAGGCGACTTCACATTTGTCATCACCGGCAATCTCCTAATCGGCACCATCCAGATCGGTAACCGACTTTATAAAACCGATCATATCGGCAACGGTCGACTCCGGCTGGTTGAGCTTGATCCCGACAAAATGCCGCGTGACTGA
- a CDS encoding hypothetical protein (conserved protein of unknown function): MTDTPPDMEERYRAMLMRRTGEARLIMGCAMRDTARAFVEASLRELDPQATAVTIRKGLFLRFYGHEFDESTCQKILAGIEQATHSASR, translated from the coding sequence GTGACCGATACACCACCTGACATGGAGGAACGGTATCGTGCCATGCTCATGCGACGGACAGGCGAAGCACGGTTGATCATGGGGTGCGCCATGCGTGACACCGCCCGCGCATTCGTTGAAGCGTCTCTTCGGGAGCTGGATCCCCAGGCCACAGCGGTCACGATTCGCAAAGGATTGTTTCTGCGTTTCTATGGTCATGAATTCGATGAGTCGACATGCCAGAAGATTCTCGCCGGCATCGAACAAGCCACTCACTCGGCGTCTCGCTGA
- a CDS encoding hypothetical protein (conserved protein of unknown function) — translation MSDELDILKSVVTRLAAAGIPYMVTGSMAANFYATPRMTRDIDLVVELREADVGRMVALFQNEYYVDRDMVELAVRNRSMFKMINNALVVKVDCVVRKDNEYCREEFSRRRTVIIDGEAVTIVAPEDLILSKLEWAKESRSQMQLDDVRNLLRSVRTIDQAYLIRWRDRLGLAALYREVEL, via the coding sequence GTGAGCGATGAACTCGACATACTAAAATCGGTCGTGACACGTTTGGCGGCGGCCGGCATTCCCTACATGGTGACCGGCTCGATGGCGGCCAACTTCTATGCCACACCCAGGATGACGCGCGATATCGATCTCGTTGTCGAGTTACGTGAAGCTGATGTTGGGCGCATGGTGGCTTTGTTTCAGAATGAGTATTATGTCGATCGCGACATGGTCGAGCTGGCTGTCAGGAATCGGTCCATGTTCAAAATGATCAACAACGCATTGGTGGTCAAGGTTGATTGTGTCGTCAGAAAGGACAATGAATATTGCCGAGAGGAATTCTCCCGGCGACGTACCGTGATCATTGACGGCGAAGCGGTCACCATCGTCGCTCCTGAAGACCTCATCCTCTCGAAGCTGGAGTGGGCAAAGGAGAGCCGGAGTCAGATGCAGCTCGACGATGTGCGGAATCTGCTCAGATCCGTGCGGACTATCGATCAGGCGTATTTGATCAGATGGCGAGACCGCCTTGGGTTGGCTGCGCTCTATCGTGAGGTTGAGCTGTGA